One stretch of Malus domestica chromosome 14, GDT2T_hap1 DNA includes these proteins:
- the LOC103452568 gene encoding uncharacterized protein — MLPLVGRGFKHTLPFVFPAYHHRLHLHLSRSLMAAATSPKRVGTHNGSFHCDEALGCFMIRLTDKFSNAEIVRTRDPQVLEVLDAVLDVGGVYDSSRDRYDHHQKGFEEVFGHGFKTKLSSAGLVYKHFGKEIIAKELQVDEGHLDVHRLFLAVYKSFMEAIDAVDNGINRYDTDQPPRYVNNTHLSSRVGRLNLDWIDPDQSSEKENEAFQRAMELAGSEFLSSVRFHAKSWLPARSIVMECLLARWSVDPSGEIMVLNRFCPWKLHLFELEEEMKIEPPIKYVLYQDDRSKHWRVQAVAVTPDRFESRKALASQWRGLRDEELSKETGIPGCVFVHMSGFIGGNQSYEGALAMAKGSLKSD, encoded by the exons ATGCTTCCGCTAGTAGGCAGAGGGTTTAAGCACACACTCCCATTCGTCTTCCCCGCCTACCACCACCGCCTACACCTCCACCTCTCCCGCTCTCTCATGGCCGCCGCTACTTCACCTAAGCGAGTGGGGACCCACAACGGCAGCTTCCACTGCGACGAAGCCCTCGGCTGCTTCATGATTCGCCTCACAGACAAGTTCTCCAACGCCGAAATCGTCCGCACTCGCGACCCCCAG gttttGGAGGTTCTGGATGCTGTGCTTGACGTTGGGGGTGTGTATGATTCTAGTCGGGACCGATACGATCATCACCAGAAGGGTTTCGAGGAGGTTTTCGGGCACGGGTTTAAGACCAAGCTGAGCAGTGCTGGTCTGGTTTACAAG CATTTCGGGAAGGAAATAATAGCGAAGGAGCTTCAGGTCGATGAAGGTCACCTCGATGTGCACCGGTTGTTCTTGGCTGTGTACAAAAGCTTTATGGAG GCAATTGATGCTGTTGACAACGGGATCAATCGGTATGATACGGACCAGCCTCCAAGATATGTGAATAATACACACTTGTCTTCAAGGGTGGGCAGGTTGAATTTAGATTGGATAGATCCTGATCAATCATCTGAAAAGGAGAACGAAGCCTTTCAAAGAGCAATGGAACTTGCGGGCAGCGAATTTTTAAGT aGTGTCCGTTTTCATGCAAAATCATGGTTACCAGCTCGATCTATCGTGATGGAGTGTCTCTTGGCAAGATGGAGTGTTGATCCAAGTGGTgaaatcatggttttgaatcgaTTTTGCCCT TGGAAGCTTCATTTATTTGAACTTGAAGAGGAAATGAAGATTGAGCCGCCCATCAAATATGTTCTCTATCAG GATGATAGAAGCAAACACTGGAGAGTTCAAGCGGTTGCAGTCACTCCTGATAGATTTGAGAGCCGAAAGGCTCTTGCATCACAATGGCGGGGGCTTAGGGACGAGGAGCTCTCAAAGGAGACTGGGATTCCTGGATGTGTTTTCGTTCACATGAGTGGATTTATTGGAGGAAATCAAAGTTATGAAGGTGCTCTTGCCATGGCAAAAGGGAGTTTGAAGTCTGATTGA
- the LOC103452569 gene encoding uncharacterized protein → MATLTYPAAAAIRTTKSSLRKPFSIIPIKPNSISPLKPLNLTSKPATFSIKSTASSDHSSTATTTITTTTTSSISPSSLTLKSRLQNGQTLYGLFLLSFSPTLAEIAGLSGYDFVVVDMEHGPGGIPEALSCLHALAATQTPAILRLPETSATWAKKALDLGPQGIMFPMIESSKAAKKAVSYCRFPPAGVRGSAHTVVRASNYGIDEGYLSNYEDQLLIMCQVESEEGVKHAEDIAAVDGVDCIQMGPLDLSASMGYLWDPANKKVRKMMEKAEKAVLGSDPKGGGAYLAGFAMPHDGPRDLGTRGYHMVSGAVDVGLFRSAAVEDVKRFKMSLMDGADDEREDEKDADEKYWSE, encoded by the coding sequence ATGGCCACACTCACTTATCCGGCCGCGGCCGCCATCAGAACCACCAAATCATCTCTCAGAAAACCCTTCTCCATCATCCCCATCAAACCCAATTCCATCTCCCCACTCAAACCCCTAAACCTCACCTCTAAACCCGCCACCTTCTCAATCAAATCCACCGCCTCCTCCGACCACTCCTCCACCGCCACAACCAccattaccaccaccaccacctcctccatCTCCCCCTCCTCCCTAACTCTCAAATCTCGCCTCCAAAACGGCCAGACCCTCTACGGCCTCTTCCTCCTCTCCTTCTCCCCCACCCTCGCCGAGATCGCCGGCCTCTCCGGCTACGACTTCGTCGTCGTCGACATGGAGCATGGCCCCGGCGGCATCCCCGAAGCCCTCTCCTGCCTCCACGCCCTAGCCGCCACCCAAACCCCCGCCATTCTTCGCTTACCCGAGACCTCCGCAACTTGGGCCAAAAAAGCCCTAGATCTCGGCCCACAAGGCATCATGTTCCCCATGATCGAATCCTCCAAGGCCGCCAAGAAGGCCGTCTCCTACTGCCGCTTCCCTCCCGCCGGCGTCCGCGGGTCCGCCCACACCGTCGTTCGCGCCTCCAACTACGGCATCGACGAGGGGTATTTGAGTAATTACGAGGACCAGCTGCTGATCATGTGCCAGGTGGAGAGCGAGGAGGGCGTGAAGCACGCGGAGGACATCGCAGCCGTCGATGGAGTCGACTGTATTCAGATGGGGCCGTTGGATCTGAGCGCCAGCATGGGGTACTTGTGGGACCCCGCGAACAAGAAGGTGAGGAAAATGATGGAAAAGGCCGAGAAGGCCGTGCTGGGGTCCGACCCCAAAGGGGGTGGGGCCTACTTGGCCGGCTTCGCTATGCCCCATGACGGGCCTCGCGATTTGGGGACACGTGGATACCACATGGTGTCGGGAGCCGTCGATGTAGGGCTGTTTAGGAGCGCGGCGGTGGAGGACGTGAAGAGGTTCAAGATGAGCTTGATGGACGGTGCAGATGATGAGCGGGAGGACGAGAAGGATGCTGATGAGAAGTACTGGAGCGAATGA
- the LOC103452566 gene encoding uncharacterized protein, which translates to MPLTIKLTWAPSTNPTSHLLPSKLLTPSESSSAIFFPRASTPSPPHRPLIAKCTTGGAAGEGGGLKKALSGIVGEQVEELLKREENRELLDGLEKASQRVEIAKRELAEIERQELEAKLVRDYIAQLESRASEIAECQKEISEAKSMVEEAERALSQDGDQLGGGYSFAATENKEIDKDKERWQSIKAASVSALVGTVAALPFSFTQVASISELILPLGVTFASCALFGVTFRYTIRRDLDDAHLKTGAPAAFGVVKGLATLDGGQPLELNAGSFFSHAFDGAIYVSQSLFIFLSAAVALDYCFKTGLLSPFPIKNSLSGSN; encoded by the exons ATGCCCTTAACTATCAAGCTCACTTGGGCTCCCTCCACAAATCCCACATCGCATCTCCTCCCCTCAAAACTCCTCACCCCATCTGAATCCTCCTCTGCAATCTTCTTCCCCCGAGCTTCTACTCCTTCCCCACCTCATCGACCTCTCATAGCAAAATGCACGACTGGTGGCGCTGCCGGAGAGGGCGGCGGCTTGAAGAAGGCACTGAGTGGCATTGTGGGAGAGCAAGTGGAGGAGCTCTTGAAAAGAGAAGAGAACAGGGAGTTGCTCGATGGGTTGGAAAAGGCGTCTCAGAGAGTTGAGATTGCTAAGAGAGAGCTGGCTGAGATTGAAAGGCAGGAACTTGAGGCCAAGCTTGTGAGGGATTACATTGCTCAACTAGAAAGCAGAGCTTCTGAG ATTGCAGAATGTCAAAAGGAGATATCAGAAGCAAAATCCATGGTTGAAGAAGCTGAACGTGCCCTCTCACAAGACGGAGATCAACTCGGCGGCGGATATTCTTTTGCAGCGACCGAAAATAAGGAAATCGACAAGGATAAAGAGAGATGGCAATCCATAAAAGCAGCCTCAGTTTCCGCCCTAGTCGGCACTGTTGCTGCATTACCCTTCTCCTTCACTCAGGTGGCAAGCATTTCTGAGCTGATCCTCCCTCTGGGAGTCACCTTCGCCAGCTGTGCTCTATTCGGAGTCACCTTCCGATACACAATACGAAGAGACTTGGACGATGCTCATCTCAAGACCGGAGCGCCTGCAGCATTCGGAGTTGTCAAAGGGCTTGCTACACTGGATGGCGGACAGCCTTTGGAACTGAATGCCGGTAGCTTCTTTTCACATGCTTTTGATGGCGCGATTTACGTGTCTCAgagtctttttatttttctttctgctgCTGTTGCTctggattattgttttaagaCAGGGCTATTGAGTCCTTTTCCTATCAAGAACTCTCTATCAGGATCCAATTAA